Part of the Sphaerochaeta associata genome is shown below.
CTGTACGGTACATTGTGCATGGCAACTCCTATGCAATGATGCTATAGAATTGCGTAATCTTGCTCAAGAAGGCTGGGGTTCACCCTCTCAGAGGTGTACACTTGTCTGGATTGGAGGAGAGATCATGCTGCCAAAAGAAATTCTCGATGGTTGGAAAGAACGGGAGAAAGCCGTTGTACTCACCACGGTGTCGTTGGATGGAATGCCCAACAGCATATGGGCAACCTGTGCTGATATGTATAACGGAGAAGCGGTGGTTGTGGCGGACAACTATTTTGCCAAGACCAAGCAGAACATAGCAGCTGGTACGCCTGCAAGCGTTCTGTTTCTGACCAAGGACAGAACGTCGTACCAA
Proteins encoded:
- a CDS encoding pyridoxamine 5'-phosphate oxidase family protein, which translates into the protein MLPKEILDGWKEREKAVVLTTVSLDGMPNSIWATCADMYNGEAVVVADNYFAKTKQNIAAGTPASVLFLTKDRTSYQLKGKVSYHTEGPYFAFMKAFNPAQHPGHGALVIHVQEAYNGAKKLL